TAACTTACACTTTACAGGTGATATCCACGCTATAACGTCCGCACACAATGCGTTAGCTGCATTAATCGACAACCACCTGCATCAAGGTAATGAGTTAAACATTGATCCACGTCGAATCGTTTGGAAACGGGTCATCGATATGAACGATCGTGCCCTTCGCGAAGTCATTATTGGACTCGGTGGTCCTCAACAAGGTGTGCCACGTGAATCAGGCTTTGATATTACTGTGGCGTCTGAAATAATGGCCATTCTTTGTCTCGCTATAAATTTAGCAGATTTAAAAGAGCGTCTTGCACGTATTGTTGTAGGGTACACGTATGAAGGAAATCCAGTGACAGTAAAAGATTTACAGGCTGAAGGGGCTTTAACGTTACTTCTAAAAAATGCATTGAAGCCTAATCTCGTGCAAACCCTCGAAAATACACCGGCCATCATTCATGGAGGTCCTTTTGCTAATATTGCTCACGGTTGTAATAGCGTGATCGCTACTAAAATGGCAGCGAAGTTAGGTGACTATGTTGTAACAGAGGCTGGTTTTGGAGCTGATCTTGGGGCTGAAAAATTCCTTGATATAAAAACACGGGCTGGCAATATCGACCCAAGTCTTGTAGTCATTGTGGCGACAATACGAGCACTGAAAATGCATGGAGGGGTTCCAAAAGACCAGCTAGAACAAGAGAATTTATCAGCACTTGAACAGGGACTTGCAAATTTACATAAGCATGTTGAAACAATTAAAGCCTTCGGTCTTCCTCACGTTGTGGCAATAAACAGATTTATGAATGACACAGAGGCTGAAGTGTCATTGTTGACAAGCTGGTGTAACAACCAAGGAATTAATGTAGAACTAGCCGATGTGTGGGCAAAGGGAGGCGAAGGTGGAAAACGATTAGCTGAGCGAGTTGTAGCAGAAATCAATAAGAAGACTAATCATTTCACTCCTATCTATTCACTTAACGACTCATTAAAAATGAAAATAAAAAAAGTTGCCTCGATCGTCTATGGTGCTGAAGATGTGTCGTTTTCAGCAGAAGCTGAAAAACAAATAGCTCAATTTAATGAATTAGGTTGGGGGAAATACCCTATTTGCATGGCGAAAACACCTTACTCCCTTTCTGATGATCCAGCTTTACTAGGGCGTCCGGAAAACTTCACTCTTTCCATACGGGAGCTTAAACCATCAATTGGAGCGGGTTTTATCGTTGTGTTAACTGGCAATGTTTTAACTATGCCAGGATTACCAAAAAATCCTGCTGCACTCCGCATGGACGTGGACAGTGATGGGAAAGCTGTGGGCTTATTCTAAAGTGCGTTTACTTAGGAGAGTACAAATACTCTTCTTACTTGATGACATGCCGACGGGAAAAAATAGTGCCGTCGGTATTTTTCTATCTTAAAAATATGTACACAATACGTTAATTATTTTTGACATTTGTTCAGCGATACTTTAGCGGTATTTGTGTGACGAGATAACAACATAGGAGTTCGGTTATGCCAGTTATATATCTACTTATAATAATGACTTTGTTAATGATCCCACTTATTTATAACATGGTGAAAGAAGCTAAAAGTCTTGAAATGACAGAAGAAACGATTTCCCTCCCTATTCCTATACTCACTAAAAAGCTACTGTTTATATCTGATCTGCACAATCGAAAAATTGAAATGACTAAATGGTGGGAAAACGTGCAAGTAGATATCGTTATTATCGGAGGAGACCTTGTTGAAAGGCGAACGACAGAAGATAATGTTAGACATAATCTCAGGATCCTTACGTCGTTAGGTCAAACTTATTTTGTTACAGGCAATCATGACTATCGCTTTCACATGGACCATCTAACCGCTATTTTAAATGAATTCAATGTTAAACAACTGAATAATAAAGTAGTTGAAATAGATGACAAGTGGGCTGTTATTGGGATTGAAGATTATGGAACAGGGCATGCGCTTTTAGAGACGATTTATTCGACTAAAAAGCCAGCTATTTTAGTAAGTCATAATCCTGAAGCTGTTATAGCATTAAAAGATGAAAACCATTCCTTACGCGCTATGTTGTCAGGGCATACTCATGGAGGTCAGATACGACTAGGTTGGTTATCTCTAGGTGAAAAAGGAGGGTGGACAGAAAAGAATCAACTTCCCGTTTTCATTAGTAATGGATTTGGAACAAGGCACCTCCCCTTAAGGTTTGGTGCACCACCACAAGTACATATTATAACGGTAGTGGGTGGAGAAGAAAAATAACTGTTATGTGCAAGGGACAAGCTGTGGTTTATTTAGCTAAAAGAGTCCGAATGGTGACATGCATGAAATAGGACGCAAATGCAGAAGATGAAACAGGATCTTGTATAAAGCACAAATGGCCTTTGTTGAGAATAAAGGCGGATGAGCTACTGACATGCACTCCATGTTTTCAGCATCAAGAAGCTGGTTATAACTATAATAAGGGACAAGCTAATGTATTTAAAAGATACGCGATAAAAACATAAGATAACGGCTACTCATAACGCTTATCCCCTTCCTATTTGAAGACGAGGCAACAGATGATTTTATACGAGTGACCGGTCGTCAAAAGACCTGTGTAAAACAAGCTCGGTAATTTAGGTTGTTGGGATGACTAAAGGTGGTAAGTGGGGAGTAGAAGAACAGCTAAAGGAGCATAGTTCTTGCATCGTAGAACAACTCATCCCGACACAGAAGCCCACTTATGAGCAATGGATCTGATTTAAGACAGTTACCAGCAGAAGCTTATTGCTACTAGGAACAAGAGTGATGAGCAATGGTTAACCTAGTTAACACGTTATTTGGAATAAGAATGGAATTTAGGCATAATACCGAACCTTTTTAGTGATAAAATCATAATTTACATTAAACACTTAAAGGTAAGTAAAGACACTTTTCTTTATATGCCGGAATAAAAGAGGGAGGAATATCCATGCGCCTCGAACGACTGGCTTATGATAAAATGAAAATTTCTTTATCATATGAAGATCTTGAACAAAGGGGAATTTCCACTGATAAAGCTTGGTCTGACGTCCCTGTCATCGATGAGTTATTCCAAGAAATGATCACGGAAGCCAGCGAGGAATTAAACTTCGAACCTGAGGGGCCGGTGGTAGTAGAGGTATTTTCCATACCGTCTCAAGGCCTTGTTATTATTGTAACTAAGACAGAAGATGTATTTGATGATGCCGAGTTGCCGTTTATGCAATGGGAGGCACTTGAAACTAAAAAATCTGGAGCAAACTTATTTAAGTTTAATGAATTCGAAGACGTTATCCAGTTGTGTAAAATATTGCGTAAACAAACTATTCAAGGGGGAGCATTATTTCATTACCGCCATGCCTACTACTTAGCTTTTGATGATAGAGAACTTCCTGTGCCGCGAGTCAAAGTCATTTATGCCATCTGTTGTGAGTTTGGAGAACCTGCCAATACATCTGTTCATAAACTAAACGATTATGGTAAAGTTATTATCTCATCCGAAGCTATTAAGCATATAACTAACCATTTTCCTTAAGAAGCCATTGGATAATAGGCTTCTTATTTTTGGTCTTTATTAGCTTTCAGCGGGCTGGTTAGTCGCTCCTCTCTACTACAAGTCATATTATTATCATCGACTTGTATATGGTAATGAGGAAACGGCTGTGAAGCAAATGACGAAAGTGCTAGAAAGTGGCGTAAAACAGGGAATGGAAATGGCATGCTAACATTCCTTGATTTGATATACTTTTCGTGAAAGATGCTTATGCTGGAATGATCGTTTATTTTTTTGACATATACAAAGTGAACAGACTATTCGGCTGGATTTAATGAGGCATCTGATTTAAAATAGAGATAGGAAATAGGATCCCTTTAGCCAAAAGGGGTCTTTTTGATTGAATGAGGTGAAGGTAATATGGTAAAGGAAGATATCTTAATTGTCGGTGCAGGTCCCTGCGGTTTATCAGCTGCCATTGAATTGCAGAACATAGGATATAACCCTCTTATTATTGAAAGAGGAAATATTGTCCACTCTCTCTTTAAATACCCTACCCATCAGCAATTTTTTAGTTCAAGTGATAAATTAGCTATCGGTGGTATTCCTTTTTATAGCACGGAAAGAAAACCGAAAAGAAATGAGGCTTTAGTCTACTATCGAGAAGTCGTTAAAGAGAAAGCGTTGCGGATAAAAGCTTATGAAGAAGTACTGGCAGTGAGACAGGAAAAACATGGGGAATTTAGCGTGGAAACAAAACGAAAAACTGGGGGAAGGTTAACGTATATAGCTAAACATATCGTTATAGCAACTGGCTATTACGATTCTCCTAACCTGATGAACATTCCTGGAGAAGACTTGCCACATGTTTATCACTACTTCCATGAAGCCCATACGTTTTTTAATCAAAAGGTAGTAGTCATTGGCGGGAAAAATTCAGCTGTAGATGCCGCCTTAGAATTGGAAAAAGCAGGTGCTGAGGTGACAGTAGTTTACCGAGGAGAAGACTATTCACAAAGTATTAAACCATGGATTCTTCCAGAATTCGAAGGGCTTGTTAAAAAGAACGTAATCAAGATGCATTTTAATACGGATGTGTGTGAGATTTTACCCAACGAGGTGATCATTCAGAAAAACGGGAAAATTGACCATCTAACTGCTGATTTTGTGTTCGCTATGACAGGTTATCACCCGGATCATTCTTTTATTGAAGGTATGGGCGTTAAAATAGATAAAGAGACTGGTAGGCCAACGTTTGATAAGGACACGATGGAAACAAATATTGAAAACATTTATATTGCTGGGGTCATTGCTGCTGGTAATAATGCTAATGAAATTTTTATCGAAAATGGGCGGGAACATGGAAAAATAATTGCGCGCAGTATCGCATCGAAATAATTGACGACGTAAAAAAGACACCTACTTATATTTACGGGAGCTTCTTCACTTGCATAGTGAGAAGCTCTCGCCTTGTTTTTCATTATTGTTGAAAGATTTCTTGTAACTTCAGAAGGTCCGTTGTTTCTTCAAGAGCTGCCATTAATTTAATACGTGCTTTTTGTCCATTTAATCCATTAGTAAAGATAACACCGATATTTTTGAGATGACGTCCACCTCCATCATAACTGTATGTGTCTTGAACGATGCCATTAAAACATCTTGATACGAGTACAACAGGGATACCTTTCGTTACTAATTTTTCAATGGGAGCTACCGTTTCAGGAGGCATATTCCCTTGTCCCAAAGCTTCTAGTACTAAGCCATCCATGTTGATATGGCAGACGGACTCCAATACTTCTTTCTCCATTCCTGCTACGGCTTTAATAAGCAAGACTTTTTTTGTTAATGAGGTTGCAGAAAACTTTTCTTGTACGATCGGTGCATGATGGAAATGAATGTCACGTTTAGTTACGATACCAATTGGGCCGTATTGAGGGCTTTGAAAGGTTGCAATATTACTCGTGTGAGTTTTGGTTGCATTTTTAGCCGTGTGAATTTCGTCATTTAAAACGACTAATACACCTTTATTTTTAGCTGCCTCGCTCATAGCGGTCCTCACTGCGGATAATAGATTAGGTGGCCCATCAGAACCGAGTTCATTGCTAGAACGCATCGCCCCAGTTACAACTACTGGACACTTACTTTTTATGATGAGATCAAGTAAATAAGCTGTTTCTTCAAGAGTGTCAGTGCCATGTGTGACGACGATGCCATCATAATGATGATTGGTTACTTCTTGATCAATAAAATGTGCTAACGACACCATTAAATCGATCGTCATGTGCGGGGAAGGAATATTAAGAAAGTCTTCACTTTTGATTTCTACCCCTTGTAAGCTGTCGATAGGGAGAGCTAAAGGGTTAGCACTTGTCGGCCTAACTTCCCCAGTATTTTTATCTTCGCTCATGGCAATCGTCCCACCTGTATGTACAATTAATATTTTTTTCATATTCTCTCTCCTTTTTTTCTGTCGTATATTGAAAATTGTTCAACTGTTTTCTAATATAGTACATATCACCAGCTAATGCGAATGGTACAAGTTTACCGAAAGGACACCGATCCGATGATTTCAATTATAACAGTGGCTATTACTCCCGCTGTAGCCCTTTTAACATTTTTTTATTTAAAAGATGAATTTGAACAAGAACCGATCATCATGGTAGTTAGAAGCTTTATATATGGCGCTCTTCTCGTTTTTCCTGTTATGTTCATTCAATTTGCCATTCAGTATGAAACCGAGATCGCCTCACCTTTTTTACTGATTTTTTTCAAAGCGTCATTCATCGAGGAGTTTTTAAAGTGGTTTATCGTGCTCATAACTATATTCTATCATGTTCATTTTAACCAGCGGTACGATGGTATTGTCTATGCGACTGCAGTGGCACTAGGCTTTGCTTCTGTTGAAAATGTATTGTACTTACTTGCTAATGGTGTCGATACGGCTTTTTTTAGGGCTGTGTTCCCTGTGACAAGTCATGCTCTTTTTGGCGTGGTCATGGGCTTCTATTTCGGTAAAGCAAAATTTAATAGAGAAAAAAGGTATCGTTATTTATTTCTTGCTTTCTTTTTTCCATACACACTACACAGTTTGTATAATTTAATACTTGTAGTTCTCAGTTCGTGGATGTATGTGTTAATTCCTTTTATGATAGCCTTATGGATGATCGCTTTAAAACATATAAAGAAAGCAAATCGATTACAAGCACTTCACTATGTGAAACGTGAAATAAGTTAGAATATAGTGAAATGTTGAATATGAATGGAGATTCGTTGTATAGTAAACTGCAA
The Salipaludibacillus sp. LMS25 DNA segment above includes these coding regions:
- a CDS encoding YpdA family putative bacillithiol disulfide reductase, with the translated sequence MVKEDILIVGAGPCGLSAAIELQNIGYNPLIIERGNIVHSLFKYPTHQQFFSSSDKLAIGGIPFYSTERKPKRNEALVYYREVVKEKALRIKAYEEVLAVRQEKHGEFSVETKRKTGGRLTYIAKHIVIATGYYDSPNLMNIPGEDLPHVYHYFHEAHTFFNQKVVVIGGKNSAVDAALELEKAGAEVTVVYRGEDYSQSIKPWILPEFEGLVKKNVIKMHFNTDVCEILPNEVIIQKNGKIDHLTADFVFAMTGYHPDHSFIEGMGVKIDKETGRPTFDKDTMETNIENIYIAGVIAAGNNANEIFIENGREHGKIIARSIASK
- the prsW gene encoding glutamic-type intramembrane protease PrsW, encoding MISIITVAITPAVALLTFFYLKDEFEQEPIIMVVRSFIYGALLVFPVMFIQFAIQYETEIASPFLLIFFKASFIEEFLKWFIVLITIFYHVHFNQRYDGIVYATAVALGFASVENVLYLLANGVDTAFFRAVFPVTSHALFGVVMGFYFGKAKFNREKRYRYLFLAFFFPYTLHSLYNLILVVLSSWMYVLIPFMIALWMIALKHIKKANRLQALHYVKREIS
- a CDS encoding asparaginase, with the protein product MKKILIVHTGGTIAMSEDKNTGEVRPTSANPLALPIDSLQGVEIKSEDFLNIPSPHMTIDLMVSLAHFIDQEVTNHHYDGIVVTHGTDTLEETAYLLDLIIKSKCPVVVTGAMRSSNELGSDGPPNLLSAVRTAMSEAAKNKGVLVVLNDEIHTAKNATKTHTSNIATFQSPQYGPIGIVTKRDIHFHHAPIVQEKFSATSLTKKVLLIKAVAGMEKEVLESVCHINMDGLVLEALGQGNMPPETVAPIEKLVTKGIPVVLVSRCFNGIVQDTYSYDGGGRHLKNIGVIFTNGLNGQKARIKLMAALEETTDLLKLQEIFQQ
- a CDS encoding metallophosphoesterase, whose protein sequence is MPVIYLLIIMTLLMIPLIYNMVKEAKSLEMTEETISLPIPILTKKLLFISDLHNRKIEMTKWWENVQVDIVIIGGDLVERRTTEDNVRHNLRILTSLGQTYFVTGNHDYRFHMDHLTAILNEFNVKQLNNKVVEIDDKWAVIGIEDYGTGHALLETIYSTKKPAILVSHNPEAVIALKDENHSLRAMLSGHTHGGQIRLGWLSLGEKGGWTEKNQLPVFISNGFGTRHLPLRFGAPPQVHIITVVGGEEK
- a CDS encoding formate--tetrahydrofolate ligase, translating into MTKTEKRVRSDIEIAQASQMVPISDIVRTLQLTDDEWEPFGRYKAKLSLSVMERLKDQSNGKIILVTAINPTPAGEGKSTVTVGLGQALNKLNKQTVIALREPSLGPTMGIKGGAAGGGYSQVVPMEDINLHFTGDIHAITSAHNALAALIDNHLHQGNELNIDPRRIVWKRVIDMNDRALREVIIGLGGPQQGVPRESGFDITVASEIMAILCLAINLADLKERLARIVVGYTYEGNPVTVKDLQAEGALTLLLKNALKPNLVQTLENTPAIIHGGPFANIAHGCNSVIATKMAAKLGDYVVTEAGFGADLGAEKFLDIKTRAGNIDPSLVVIVATIRALKMHGGVPKDQLEQENLSALEQGLANLHKHVETIKAFGLPHVVAINRFMNDTEAEVSLLTSWCNNQGINVELADVWAKGGEGGKRLAERVVAEINKKTNHFTPIYSLNDSLKMKIKKVASIVYGAEDVSFSAEAEKQIAQFNELGWGKYPICMAKTPYSLSDDPALLGRPENFTLSIRELKPSIGAGFIVVLTGNVLTMPGLPKNPAALRMDVDSDGKAVGLF
- a CDS encoding adaptor protein MecA, producing the protein MRLERLAYDKMKISLSYEDLEQRGISTDKAWSDVPVIDELFQEMITEASEELNFEPEGPVVVEVFSIPSQGLVIIVTKTEDVFDDAELPFMQWEALETKKSGANLFKFNEFEDVIQLCKILRKQTIQGGALFHYRHAYYLAFDDRELPVPRVKVIYAICCEFGEPANTSVHKLNDYGKVIISSEAIKHITNHFP